The region GTTTGACTGTTTCTGCGCAAACACTTTCACCCATTCGTCAAACATCCGCAACTTCTCCTCACCGTATTTTATGATGATCTTCCGCACCTCCCCGAGCGGTTTCTCGTGCTCCATATTACGCTCTATTTTCGAGTAAAATTTATCTGAGAAACAGATAATCTTCTCCTCCACGGAGAGGGGGACCATATCCCTTTCCGGAAGGGGCAGGCTGTTATTCCTCACATCTTCTGCGGTAATCCCGACACCCACGTGCCTCTCACAGACGAGGGCATGCTCGGGCATGCCCTCCCGATCGAGAAGGTCTCTCCCGAGGAAACCGTGGCAGAGGTAATCCCT is a window of Thermodesulfovibrionales bacterium DNA encoding:
- a CDS encoding HD domain-containing protein, with translation MTPLDIIRKYYEPDSKAYYYLIHHSRLVARKALEIAENVGHLNPDKKFIEEAAMLHDIGIFLTDAPKLGCYGYRDYLCHGFLGRDLLDREGMPEHALVCERHVGVGITAEDVRNNSLPLPERDMVPLSVEEKIICFSDKFYSKIERNMEHEKPLGEVRKIIIKYGEEKLRMFDEWVKVFAQKQSNGFR